A stretch of the Filimonas lacunae genome encodes the following:
- a CDS encoding AraC family transcriptional regulator, with protein MQRLDFQKYKYGKELLIDCFYLPEIEAKIISSGEMHATSFYEVFLFLKGQGAVTLDGTEYHFKGPAVILLPPSQPRKWNLKITPDSMILIFEGEFMELFLKDNLFLNRLYYFGSYGNAPVLPVSRSEADRLKLLFDRAKQEINHWADDSQHLLRAYLYELLILLNRMYATHYQLSGNLYRNTDILHFKKLLREHIQEKQTVNEYAALLQMNRNRLNQLCQDTFGKTALTLIHSELVQSCKNELLTTAKTVAEIGYDYNFSATSNFVRFFKKVTGQSPAAYRNQFIPQLPS; from the coding sequence ATGCAACGTTTAGATTTTCAGAAATATAAATACGGTAAGGAATTACTGATCGACTGTTTCTATCTGCCGGAGATTGAAGCGAAGATTATTTCTTCCGGAGAAATGCATGCCACTTCTTTTTATGAGGTATTCCTTTTTCTGAAAGGCCAAGGAGCTGTTACACTGGATGGTACCGAATACCATTTTAAAGGCCCGGCGGTAATACTGCTTCCTCCTTCCCAACCACGGAAGTGGAACCTGAAAATAACGCCTGACAGTATGATACTGATATTTGAAGGGGAGTTTATGGAGCTATTTCTAAAGGACAACTTATTTTTAAACCGCCTGTATTATTTTGGCAGTTATGGCAACGCCCCCGTGCTACCGGTATCCCGTTCAGAAGCAGATAGATTAAAGCTGCTGTTTGACCGGGCAAAGCAGGAAATAAATCATTGGGCGGATGATAGTCAGCATTTGCTGCGGGCTTACCTGTACGAATTACTGATTCTATTAAACCGAATGTATGCTACCCATTACCAGCTATCCGGAAACCTTTACCGGAATACAGATATACTTCATTTTAAGAAGCTGTTACGGGAACATATTCAGGAAAAGCAGACAGTAAATGAATACGCAGCATTATTACAAATGAATCGCAACCGGTTGAACCAGCTTTGCCAGGATACTTTTGGCAAAACCGCACTGACGCTTATACATAGCGAGCTGGTGCAATCCTGTAAAAACGAGTTATTAACCACTGCTAAAACCGTAGCAGAAATTGGTTATGATTATAATTTTTCGGCCACCTCTAATTTCGTTCGTTTTTTCAAAAAGGTAACGGGGCAGTCACCGGCAGCTTACAGAAACCAATTTATTCCGCAACTTCCTTCGTGA
- a CDS encoding phytochrome family protein has product MFLSSLVRHYNVFVWKAMREKNTRQHSAFEYWQNNLFVLVITWVFPVCLIALLPTTYLEIKGGGYTVAWMNAIALTAIYILAIQRKISFHWRKIWVALILVVFSLVLSRLLYTLELGGIYLFALSIFMGLLFTGKMSYAGVIVNGLIILSFTLSLHLNPTLSSLYQITFQKWIIYASNFLFINFVVVVMVRILLISVEKSLKAQTELNRQLRVEMLLKQDQHRRLREIAYIQSHLVRAPLSNIKGVSGLIRSMHGHHVEELLLHSLDKSVEELDSVIKSVVDRTC; this is encoded by the coding sequence ATGTTTTTGAGCAGCCTCGTAAGACACTACAATGTGTTTGTTTGGAAAGCAATGCGGGAAAAGAACACACGCCAACACTCTGCTTTTGAATACTGGCAAAACAACCTGTTTGTACTGGTAATTACCTGGGTGTTCCCGGTTTGTTTAATTGCCCTTTTACCTACTACTTACCTGGAAATAAAGGGAGGGGGATACACAGTGGCCTGGATGAATGCTATTGCTTTAACTGCTATATACATCCTGGCAATTCAACGGAAGATCAGTTTTCATTGGAGAAAGATATGGGTAGCCCTTATCCTTGTGGTGTTTTCCCTGGTGCTTTCCCGGCTGTTGTATACACTGGAACTGGGAGGTATTTACCTGTTTGCTTTAAGCATTTTTATGGGGCTGCTTTTTACCGGTAAAATGAGCTATGCCGGTGTAATAGTGAACGGGTTGATTATACTTTCTTTTACGCTCAGCCTGCATTTGAATCCAACTCTTTCTTCGCTCTATCAGATAACCTTTCAAAAATGGATCATCTATGCCTCCAATTTCCTTTTCATCAATTTTGTAGTAGTGGTAATGGTAAGGATACTGCTGATAAGTGTAGAAAAAAGCCTGAAAGCACAAACGGAACTGAACAGGCAGCTGAGGGTGGAAATGCTGTTAAAGCAAGATCAGCACCGGAGGTTGCGGGAAATTGCCTATATCCAGTCGCACCTGGTAAGGGCTCCACTTTCTAATATTAAAGGCGTATCTGGCCTTATCCGGTCTATGCACGGGCATCATGTGGAGGAACTGCTGTTACATAGCCTTGATAAATCGGTGGAAGAGTTGGATAGTGTTATAAAATCGGTAGTAGACCGCACCTGTTAA
- a CDS encoding glycoside hydrolase family 28 protein, which translates to MKKTVLCLLLAGCIPALYAQKDFNILKYGAVSGLSNSNTTAIQKAIDAAAQKGGRVVVPAGNYVTGPLMLKSNVELHLQKDAVLAGSEKRLDYGEGKMSLVVCMGQKNVSVTGKGVIDGHGREIVENALMLLNEGKLEDDPEWLVKRPTERNRPSVLFFKQCTNVKVTGITLKNAASWVQNYKECTQVFIDSITVQSTAYWNNDGIDIVDSKKVKISNSYFNAADDAICLKSEITEGVCEDVVVENCIARSSANGFKIGTGSLGGFRNITVKNLTVFDTYRSAVALETVDGAFLENVTVSNVNARNTGNAIFIRLGHRNKDNRYSTLQHVLIENVKAEIPLRKPDMGYPVEGPLPKVPPHNLLPSSIAGLPGHTIKDVQLKNIEIIYGGGSSREKAEVKMDSLGSITENPAGYPEFTMFGELPAWGFYVRHAENIIMNNCTVKLKQDDFRPAIVFDDVKGLVLEKINIPATATLPALIFKQVQGLERTQVVLPADNKAVLTIQ; encoded by the coding sequence ATGAAAAAAACAGTGTTGTGTTTATTACTGGCAGGGTGCATACCGGCTTTGTATGCGCAAAAAGATTTTAATATCCTGAAATATGGTGCTGTATCTGGTTTAAGCAACAGTAATACAACGGCCATACAAAAGGCCATAGATGCCGCTGCACAAAAAGGCGGCAGGGTAGTAGTTCCCGCCGGTAATTATGTTACCGGGCCATTGATGCTGAAAAGCAATGTTGAACTGCATTTGCAAAAAGATGCCGTGCTGGCAGGCAGTGAAAAAAGATTGGATTACGGCGAAGGCAAAATGTCGCTGGTGGTGTGTATGGGGCAGAAAAATGTATCGGTTACCGGTAAAGGAGTAATAGACGGGCATGGCCGCGAGATTGTTGAAAATGCCTTGATGCTGCTGAATGAAGGCAAGCTGGAAGATGATCCGGAATGGCTGGTAAAAAGACCAACGGAAAGGAACCGGCCCTCTGTTTTGTTTTTTAAGCAATGCACGAATGTGAAGGTTACGGGCATTACTTTAAAAAACGCAGCCAGCTGGGTGCAGAACTATAAAGAATGTACACAGGTGTTCATAGACAGTATCACTGTACAGAGCACGGCTTACTGGAATAATGACGGTATTGACATTGTAGATTCCAAAAAAGTGAAGATCAGTAATAGCTATTTTAATGCTGCTGACGATGCCATTTGTCTTAAATCAGAAATAACCGAAGGGGTATGTGAAGATGTGGTGGTGGAAAACTGTATTGCACGATCCAGCGCCAATGGTTTCAAAATCGGTACCGGTTCGCTGGGTGGATTCAGAAACATCACCGTTAAAAACTTAACTGTTTTTGATACCTATCGCTCTGCCGTGGCTTTAGAAACGGTAGACGGCGCTTTCCTGGAAAATGTAACGGTGAGTAATGTAAATGCCCGTAACACCGGTAATGCGATATTCATTCGCCTGGGCCATCGTAATAAAGACAACCGTTATAGCACTTTGCAACATGTACTTATTGAAAATGTGAAAGCTGAAATACCACTGCGCAAGCCTGATATGGGTTACCCGGTAGAAGGGCCATTGCCTAAAGTACCTCCGCATAACCTGTTACCCTCTTCTATAGCGGGATTACCTGGTCATACTATTAAAGATGTACAGTTAAAGAATATAGAGATTATATATGGCGGAGGTAGCTCGCGCGAAAAGGCTGAGGTAAAAATGGATTCGCTGGGCAGTATAACGGAAAATCCGGCAGGCTACCCCGAGTTTACTATGTTTGGTGAGTTGCCGGCCTGGGGCTTTTATGTAAGGCATGCTGAAAACATAATAATGAATAACTGTACGGTAAAGCTAAAACAGGATGATTTCAGACCTGCCATAGTGTTTGATGATGTAAAGGGGCTGGTACTGGAAAAGATAAATATACCTGCTACAGCCACCTTGCCTGCATTGATTTTTAAACAGGTGCAGGGATTAGAGCGTACACAGGTGGTATTACCTGCTGATAATAAAGCGGTACTTACTATTCAATAG
- the arr gene encoding NAD(+)--rifampin ADP-ribosyltransferase, whose product MAAASVYTPADKGPFYHGTKADLQTGDFLVAGKESNYQAELMMNHIYFTALLNGAGLAATLAKGDGIERVYIVEPTGEFEDDPNVTNKKFPGNPTRSYRTVSPLKIVGEITDWIKTPPEEVAKWRERLAANKGEIIN is encoded by the coding sequence CTGGCAGCTGCATCTGTATACACGCCTGCTGACAAAGGGCCATTCTATCACGGCACAAAAGCTGATTTGCAAACCGGCGATTTCCTGGTAGCAGGCAAGGAATCTAATTATCAGGCCGAATTGATGATGAACCACATCTACTTTACCGCCCTTCTCAACGGAGCCGGCTTAGCTGCCACACTGGCAAAGGGGGATGGCATTGAACGGGTATATATTGTAGAGCCCACTGGTGAATTTGAGGATGATCCCAACGTTACCAATAAAAAATTCCCAGGAAACCCTACACGATCTTACCGTACTGTTTCCCCATTAAAAATTGTGGGCGAGATTACTGATTGGATAAAAACACCACCGGAAGAAGTGGCCAAATGGCGGGAAAGGTTGGCGGCTAATAAAGGGGAGATTATCAATTAG
- a CDS encoding MBL fold metallo-hydrolase — MKNLIATLATGVSLSAPAFSQELPKASVQLAAQAAHVKIYTVVAPPEQFSNTTHVIELPHELVVIDGQFFAPYAWQVKALTDSLHKPVTRFYISHDHPDHYIGFGDAFPDVPVYALAETKAGIEQAGQQTLEQRQKQFGDVIAKKLNLPTHIQQPGTEVIDGVKFIFEVSHDNEAALSLVVKVPEVKAYIAQDIVYNNTHLFISGNSDGWRKALHKIEKEHDYTLILPGHGKPADRSVLKEDLQYLDFVDQALAASKTKEEYKAKLLAAYPGYGGAHLIDIYLAYYLKKDWGK; from the coding sequence ATGAAAAATCTGATTGCCACATTGGCTACCGGTGTTAGCCTGTCTGCTCCCGCGTTTTCACAAGAGTTACCCAAAGCCAGTGTACAACTGGCCGCACAAGCTGCACACGTGAAAATATACACCGTGGTAGCACCTCCTGAACAGTTTTCTAATACTACACATGTTATTGAACTGCCACATGAGCTGGTAGTGATAGATGGACAGTTTTTTGCGCCCTATGCCTGGCAGGTAAAAGCACTTACAGATAGCCTGCATAAGCCGGTGACCCGCTTTTATATCTCGCACGATCACCCTGATCACTATATAGGCTTTGGTGATGCTTTTCCTGATGTGCCTGTTTACGCCCTTGCTGAAACAAAGGCGGGTATAGAACAAGCAGGACAGCAAACGCTGGAACAAAGACAAAAACAGTTTGGTGATGTGATTGCCAAGAAGCTAAACCTGCCTACGCACATACAGCAACCTGGTACAGAAGTTATTGATGGGGTGAAATTTATTTTTGAAGTATCGCATGATAATGAAGCCGCCCTTTCCCTGGTGGTAAAGGTGCCGGAAGTGAAAGCTTATATCGCGCAGGATATTGTGTACAATAACACGCACCTGTTTATTTCGGGCAATTCAGACGGCTGGCGTAAAGCGTTGCACAAAATAGAAAAGGAGCATGATTACACACTGATTTTACCTGGCCATGGTAAACCGGCAGATCGTTCTGTTTTGAAAGAAGATCTCCAATACCTTGATTTTGTAGATCAGGCGCTGGCCGCTTCTAAAACAAAAGAAGAGTATAAGGCCAAACTGCTGGCTGCCTATCCTGGTTATGGCGGTGCACACCTGATTGATATTTACCTGGCTTATTACCTGAAAAAAGATTGGGGCAAGTAG
- a CDS encoding RagB/SusD family nutrient uptake outer membrane protein gives MKYRANKLFRWYMAVALLASTGCKKYIEESNLGSSTDETYYVTKIGFEDLARSNYSNLRFIFQQGNLHTLGTDVFTSYATTDVNGLNQYNVSLNSSLNDLDIYWKQLYFTIGGANNTLYWATRVQGMDSTVLKNRIGEAKSLRAYSYFLLTETFGDVPLVTARTTEPSVSYTRTPEEQVYAQMIKDLTEAVDVLPVTTSDFGRVTKGFAQHLLAKVYLTRGYKTYGTTADFTTAAGLAETLIKSGTYTLRSTFSALFDPAASGFQNNSEIIFSVQYSATAATNQVYYLGKVQSTAVVGNNLHQFFLWDPQGLAAIGRSSFYNRNSVIVQSVPDPYFFSLFDKARDSRYNATVWTALIAQTAGTVNSRSFAVGDTVVYYPDVAWTSTQKAAVKYFVYNPDEYRTSSFSGQTRSFPLFKKFRDPNVSYGDYGGTRDTYVFRLGETYLVAAEAYLKAGNSAKALEYFNAIRTRAAKPGTNPVSGNTYVSEMQATSLTIDNILDERVRELSGEEMRWFELKRTGTLISRTLAHNEEAAAANTLTTKHLVRPIPQSQIDLNRGASFPQNTGY, from the coding sequence ATGAAATACAGGGCAAACAAATTATTCCGGTGGTATATGGCAGTAGCTTTACTGGCTTCTACCGGTTGTAAAAAATATATTGAGGAATCTAACCTGGGTTCTTCTACCGACGAAACTTATTATGTAACCAAAATAGGGTTTGAAGATCTGGCACGTTCCAATTATTCCAACCTGCGGTTTATATTTCAACAAGGTAATCTGCATACACTGGGTACTGATGTATTTACCAGCTATGCTACTACCGATGTAAACGGACTGAACCAGTACAATGTATCACTCAACTCTTCTCTTAACGATCTGGACATTTACTGGAAGCAACTATACTTTACCATTGGCGGGGCCAATAACACGCTTTACTGGGCTACCCGTGTACAGGGAATGGACAGTACCGTTTTGAAAAACCGCATCGGGGAAGCCAAGTCATTAAGGGCATATTCGTATTTTCTGTTAACCGAAACTTTTGGCGATGTTCCATTGGTAACTGCACGCACTACCGAGCCCAGTGTATCTTATACCAGAACGCCCGAAGAACAGGTGTATGCGCAAATGATCAAAGACCTTACAGAAGCCGTTGACGTTTTGCCAGTTACCACCAGCGATTTTGGCCGCGTTACCAAAGGCTTTGCACAGCATTTGCTGGCGAAGGTGTATCTTACACGGGGCTATAAAACTTATGGCACCACTGCTGATTTTACCACAGCAGCCGGATTGGCCGAAACGCTGATTAAATCAGGAACGTACACGTTACGTAGCACTTTCTCCGCATTGTTTGATCCTGCGGCTTCCGGTTTTCAGAATAATTCGGAGATTATATTTTCTGTACAATACAGTGCCACTGCTGCTACTAACCAGGTGTATTACCTGGGTAAGGTGCAGTCTACAGCAGTAGTAGGCAACAACCTGCATCAGTTTTTTCTGTGGGATCCGCAGGGGCTGGCTGCTATTGGCAGAAGTTCCTTCTATAACAGAAACAGTGTTATTGTGCAGTCAGTACCCGATCCCTATTTCTTTAGCCTGTTTGACAAAGCCAGAGACAGCCGCTACAATGCTACCGTATGGACAGCGCTGATTGCGCAAACGGCGGGCACTGTAAACAGCCGCAGCTTTGCGGTGGGCGATACTGTGGTGTATTATCCCGATGTTGCATGGACTTCAACCCAGAAAGCCGCAGTTAAATATTTTGTGTATAATCCTGATGAGTATCGAACCTCTTCCTTTTCAGGACAAACCCGTTCCTTCCCCTTGTTTAAAAAGTTTCGCGATCCGAATGTAAGTTATGGCGATTATGGTGGCACCCGCGATACTTATGTTTTTCGTTTAGGCGAAACTTACCTGGTAGCAGCGGAAGCATATTTAAAAGCCGGTAACAGTGCTAAAGCGTTGGAATATTTCAACGCCATCCGTACCCGTGCTGCCAAACCGGGTACTAACCCGGTTTCCGGTAATACTTATGTTTCCGAAATGCAGGCTACTTCTCTTACCATTGACAATATCCTGGACGAAAGGGTGCGGGAATTGTCAGGTGAGGAGATGCGCTGGTTTGAACTGAAACGAACCGGCACTTTAATCAGTCGTACTTTAGCGCATAATGAAGAGGCGGCTGCCGCTAATACTTTAACCACTAAGCACCTGGTAAGGCCTATACCACAAAGTCAGATAGATCTTAACCGTGGCGCTTCATTCCCCCAGAATACCGGCTACTAA
- a CDS encoding helix-turn-helix domain-containing protein: MNRRILRHSFSLLNIDYVSLDERWNYQNVLSPYYRLYYIDQGSGTITNGKQSWLLEPGHLYLVPGFTLCNLHCATSLGQYFIHFFEDAVNSISLFHNHRTVFKTEATAMDITGFKRLLQINPHRKINRSDNPLVYEKNIYYQEYEALNNQQDYALFMETQGILLQLVARFTALQQDKQNIAGNIPSKIVDLLGFINLNLNQALTVKKLADMTNYHPDYLSRLFMKLTGERPLSYLHTKRIERAQYLLVTTQMSLTEIAEATGFDNLPHFSRVFKNKTSLPPARYREQQFGS, translated from the coding sequence ATGAACAGAAGAATATTAAGACATTCTTTCTCGCTCCTGAACATTGATTATGTAAGCCTTGACGAGCGCTGGAACTATCAAAATGTACTCAGCCCCTATTACCGTTTGTATTATATAGATCAGGGATCGGGCACTATTACCAATGGTAAACAAAGCTGGCTGCTGGAACCGGGCCATCTATACCTGGTTCCCGGTTTTACGCTTTGTAACCTGCATTGTGCTACCAGCCTTGGACAGTACTTTATTCACTTTTTTGAAGATGCAGTGAACAGTATTTCCCTGTTTCATAACCACCGCACGGTGTTTAAAACCGAAGCCACGGCCATGGATATAACAGGCTTTAAAAGGTTGCTGCAAATAAATCCGCATCGAAAAATCAACCGCTCTGACAACCCATTGGTGTATGAAAAAAACATCTATTACCAGGAATATGAAGCATTGAACAACCAACAGGATTATGCGCTGTTTATGGAAACACAGGGAATACTGCTGCAACTGGTAGCCAGGTTTACTGCCCTTCAACAAGATAAACAGAACATAGCCGGCAACATACCCTCTAAAATTGTAGACCTGCTCGGCTTCATTAATCTGAACCTAAACCAGGCTCTGACAGTGAAAAAACTGGCTGACATGACCAATTATCATCCGGACTATCTATCCCGGTTGTTTATGAAATTGACCGGTGAGCGGCCGCTCTCTTACCTGCATACCAAACGCATAGAACGGGCGCAATACCTGCTGGTAACGACACAAATGTCGCTGACAGAGATTGCCGAAGCAACCGGGTTTGATAACCTACCGCATTTTTCAAGAGTGTTTAAAAACAAAACCAGCCTGCCACCCGCGCGTTACCGGGAGCAGCAGTTTGGGAGTTGA
- a CDS encoding alpha-L-fucosidase — MDRRMLLKQLGLALPAYLLATQGSALGLADSAYGYKKERFSPDWKSLQGYQVPEWYKKAKFGIWAHWGPQCEPEYGDWYARGMYEEGSDQYNYHVRKYGHPSQFGFKDVIHQWKAEEWNPEDLVNFYKRVGAKYFFAMANHHDNLDLWNSSHHYWNSVNLGPKKDIIGGWAKAAKKAGLPFGVSVHAAHAWTWYETAQHADKKGPLQGVPYDGKLTKAAGKGLWWEGLDPQELYVQNHPLSSTENNLNIHAQWHWGNGVALPSKEYCELFYKRTIELIDKYEPELIYFDDTVLPFHPINDIGLKIAAHHYNKSIQRNKGRLDAVVFGKILDEMQRQCLVWDIERGQSNVIEPFTWQTDTCLGNWHYDKRVYDRKGYKSARTVVQTLVDVVSKNGNFLLNVPVKGNGSIDEQERAILEEVAAWMQVNSECIYDTTPWKILGEGPALENAAPLSAQGFNEGKGKPFTSEDIRFTQKGNILYAVLMGWPEDGVARIKSLSEGNILWPGAIHNIKLLGGPALTCQRSNTALSIQLPDLRTQQQYAVVLKIT; from the coding sequence ATGGATAGAAGAATGTTACTGAAACAGCTGGGATTGGCCTTACCTGCTTATCTGCTGGCTACGCAGGGCAGCGCACTGGGACTGGCAGATAGCGCTTACGGATATAAGAAAGAACGCTTTTCACCTGATTGGAAATCGCTGCAAGGCTACCAGGTGCCCGAATGGTATAAGAAAGCCAAGTTTGGAATATGGGCGCATTGGGGGCCGCAATGTGAACCGGAGTATGGCGATTGGTATGCACGTGGCATGTATGAAGAAGGTAGTGATCAGTACAATTATCACGTTAGAAAATATGGTCACCCCTCTCAGTTTGGATTTAAAGATGTGATACACCAATGGAAGGCAGAAGAGTGGAATCCGGAAGATCTGGTGAATTTTTACAAAAGGGTAGGGGCAAAATACTTTTTTGCCATGGCCAACCATCACGATAACCTGGATCTCTGGAACAGTAGTCACCACTACTGGAATTCTGTAAACCTGGGCCCCAAAAAAGACATCATTGGCGGGTGGGCCAAAGCAGCTAAAAAGGCAGGTTTACCGTTTGGAGTAAGTGTGCATGCCGCCCATGCGTGGACATGGTATGAAACTGCACAGCATGCCGATAAAAAAGGCCCTTTGCAGGGCGTGCCTTACGATGGCAAACTTACCAAAGCAGCTGGTAAGGGCCTTTGGTGGGAAGGCCTTGATCCGCAGGAACTGTATGTGCAAAATCACCCGTTAAGCAGCACCGAAAACAACCTGAACATTCATGCGCAATGGCATTGGGGCAATGGCGTGGCCTTACCTTCCAAAGAATACTGTGAGTTGTTTTATAAAAGAACCATTGAGCTGATTGATAAGTATGAACCTGAGCTGATTTATTTTGATGATACGGTATTGCCTTTTCATCCCATTAACGATATAGGGTTGAAAATAGCAGCCCACCATTACAACAAAAGTATACAACGCAATAAAGGCCGGCTGGATGCCGTGGTATTTGGAAAAATACTGGATGAAATGCAGCGCCAATGCCTGGTATGGGATATTGAACGTGGCCAGAGCAATGTGATAGAACCCTTTACCTGGCAAACCGATACCTGCCTGGGTAACTGGCATTACGATAAACGCGTGTACGACAGAAAAGGCTATAAGAGTGCCCGCACCGTGGTGCAAACTTTGGTAGATGTGGTAAGTAAGAATGGCAACTTCTTATTAAATGTACCCGTAAAAGGTAACGGCAGTATTGATGAGCAGGAGCGCGCCATATTGGAAGAAGTGGCTGCCTGGATGCAGGTGAACAGTGAATGTATATACGACACCACTCCCTGGAAAATACTGGGAGAAGGGCCAGCGCTTGAAAATGCGGCTCCGCTATCTGCCCAGGGTTTTAATGAAGGCAAAGGAAAACCCTTCACGTCAGAAGATATACGGTTTACACAAAAGGGAAATATTCTCTACGCAGTATTGATGGGTTGGCCTGAAGATGGCGTGGCGCGCATAAAAAGTTTATCGGAAGGAAATATTTTGTGGCCTGGTGCTATTCACAACATAAAATTGTTGGGCGGCCCTGCACTTACCTGTCAACGCAGCAATACAGCCCTTTCTATTCAGCTACCCGACCTCAGAACTCAACAACAGTATGCAGTAGTGTTGAAAATAACATAA